One Halobaculum sp. CBA1158 DNA segment encodes these proteins:
- a CDS encoding aldo/keto reductase gives MTDLDLPALGLGTSANDDFEECAETVRTALEVGYRHVDTAQMYDNEAAVGEGIRRADVDREDVVVATKVHPDNLAYDDAKRTTRESLERLELDAVDLLYVHWPISAYDPEETLRAMDELRAEGLCDHVGLSNFTPDLLDEARGILDSPVAAHQVECHPLLPQEGLREYAVEHGHSLVGYSPLGRGEALDDPLLTEIAEKHDTSTAAVCLAWAFAQEALVPIPKATGDHVRANFEAQEVELDREDLDRIAEYDVRERVIDPDDAAWNR, from the coding sequence ATGACCGACCTCGACCTCCCGGCGCTGGGACTGGGCACCTCCGCGAACGACGACTTCGAGGAGTGCGCCGAGACCGTCCGCACGGCCCTGGAGGTGGGCTACCGCCACGTCGACACCGCACAGATGTACGACAACGAGGCCGCCGTCGGCGAGGGCATCCGCCGCGCTGACGTGGACCGCGAGGACGTCGTGGTGGCGACGAAAGTCCACCCGGACAACCTCGCGTACGACGACGCGAAACGCACCACTCGCGAGTCGCTGGAGCGCCTCGAACTCGACGCCGTCGACCTGCTGTACGTCCATTGGCCGATCTCGGCGTACGACCCCGAGGAGACGCTGCGCGCGATGGACGAACTCCGCGCGGAGGGGCTGTGCGACCACGTCGGCCTGTCGAACTTCACCCCCGATCTGCTCGACGAGGCGCGGGGGATCCTCGATTCGCCGGTCGCGGCCCATCAGGTGGAGTGTCACCCGCTGTTACCGCAGGAGGGACTCCGGGAGTACGCCGTCGAGCACGGCCACTCCCTCGTCGGCTACTCGCCGCTCGGTCGAGGCGAGGCGCTGGACGACCCCCTGCTGACGGAGATCGCCGAGAAACACGACACCTCCACGGCGGCGGTGTGTCTCGCGTGGGCGTTCGCACAGGAGGCGCTCGTTCCGATCCCGAAGGCGACCGGCGACCACGTCCGCGCGAACTTCGAGGCGCAGGAGGTAGAGCTAGACCGGGAAGACCTCGACCGCATCGCCGAGTACGACGTGCGCGAGCGCGTCATCGACCCCGACGACGCCGCCTGGAATCGGTAG
- a CDS encoding metal-dependent hydrolase, whose product MYKRGHLGVAMLTLAPITFWLLTAGYPVFAVLVAGTVLYLAMLPDVDHRIPGIPHRGPTHSLLFAGVVGGVFAGAASLVEPVLSVAVPGGVSMVAFGFLLGFGSVVAHLLGDVITPAGVNFLWPYPREWSLYLTTADSTLWNWGLFVLGVFAMGASVAFAVRGLPI is encoded by the coding sequence GTGTATAAACGGGGGCACCTCGGCGTCGCGATGCTCACGCTCGCGCCGATCACGTTCTGGCTGTTGACCGCCGGCTACCCGGTGTTCGCCGTGCTCGTCGCCGGCACGGTGCTGTACCTCGCGATGCTGCCCGACGTGGACCACCGGATCCCCGGGATCCCCCACCGGGGGCCGACCCACTCGCTTTTGTTCGCGGGCGTGGTCGGCGGCGTCTTCGCCGGCGCGGCGTCGCTCGTCGAACCCGTCCTCTCGGTCGCCGTGCCCGGCGGCGTCTCGATGGTCGCGTTCGGCTTCCTGCTCGGATTCGGGAGCGTCGTCGCGCACCTCCTGGGCGACGTGATCACCCCCGCCGGCGTCAACTTCCTGTGGCCGTACCCCCGGGAGTGGTCGCTGTATCTGACGACCGCGGACTCAACGCTCTGGAACTGGGGGCTGTTCGTGCTCGGCGTGTTCGCGATGGGGGCCTCGGTCGCGTTCGCCGTGCGGGGACTGCCGATCTGA